A window of the Rhizobium sp. ACO-34A genome harbors these coding sequences:
- a CDS encoding MFS transporter encodes MTGPIWKQSSPGPQSSGGGAFPLPALIALALSGFITILTEALPAGLLAQIGEDFSISQAAAGQMVTIYAIGSLMAAIPLTRATQGLRRRPLLTSAIAGFAVANLITALSPSYALTMAARFVAGVSAGLLWALLAGYAARMAPEAQKGRAIAVAMAGTPLALSVGIPAATFLGTIVGWRTCFALMSAAAGFLMIWIAARLPDFPGQAEADTVPIVAVGKLPGVRPILFITLTFVLAHNILYTYIVPLLQPADMSTSADMVLLVFGCCSLVSIWFVGILIDRTAWALAIVTCLIFIGAVMMFGIWPAARSVVCMAVALWGLAFGGAATIFQTAMARVAPRQTDIAQSMLVTAWNLAIAGGGIVGGLLLERGGISTFPPAVLTILIACALVVLSNRQQAFKTTP; translated from the coding sequence ATGACCGGGCCTATCTGGAAGCAAAGCTCGCCTGGCCCGCAGTCGTCCGGTGGAGGAGCCTTTCCTCTGCCGGCGCTGATCGCCCTGGCCCTTTCCGGTTTCATCACGATCCTGACGGAAGCGCTCCCTGCGGGGTTGCTGGCGCAAATCGGGGAGGATTTCTCCATCTCGCAGGCCGCTGCCGGTCAGATGGTGACGATATATGCCATCGGGTCTCTGATGGCCGCCATACCTTTAACCCGAGCAACCCAGGGATTGCGCAGGCGTCCGTTGCTGACCTCCGCCATCGCGGGATTTGCCGTCGCCAACCTCATCACGGCACTCTCGCCGTCTTACGCTCTGACAATGGCGGCAAGGTTTGTCGCCGGCGTCTCGGCAGGTCTGCTCTGGGCGTTGCTGGCCGGTTATGCTGCCCGCATGGCGCCGGAAGCGCAGAAAGGCCGGGCTATCGCAGTCGCCATGGCCGGGACCCCTCTGGCGCTCTCGGTCGGCATACCTGCTGCCACCTTCCTGGGGACAATTGTCGGATGGAGAACCTGTTTCGCTCTCATGAGCGCGGCCGCCGGTTTCCTCATGATCTGGATCGCGGCGCGATTGCCCGATTTTCCAGGGCAAGCGGAGGCGGACACGGTGCCAATCGTGGCGGTAGGAAAGCTGCCGGGCGTGAGACCGATCTTGTTCATCACACTGACGTTCGTTCTCGCGCACAACATCCTCTACACCTACATCGTGCCTCTTCTGCAGCCGGCAGACATGAGCACCTCTGCCGATATGGTTCTGCTCGTGTTCGGCTGCTGCTCGCTTGTCAGCATCTGGTTCGTCGGAATCCTGATCGACCGAACAGCATGGGCACTGGCGATCGTCACTTGTTTGATCTTCATCGGGGCGGTCATGATGTTCGGAATTTGGCCAGCCGCTCGCTCTGTCGTGTGTATGGCTGTTGCACTCTGGGGGCTGGCCTTTGGTGGAGCCGCCACAATCTTCCAAACGGCAATGGCCCGCGTGGCCCCTCGTCAAACCGACATTGCCCAATCCATGCTGGTTACCGCGTGGAATCTGGCTATCGCGGGCGGCGGAATTGTTGGGGGCCTGTTGCTCGAGCGAGGCGGGATTTCGACCTTTCCACCGGCAGTGCTGACAATATTGATCGCCTGCGCACTCGTGGTCTTGAGCAACCGCCAGCAAGCTTTCAAGACGACGCCATGA
- a CDS encoding ABC transporter permease, which produces MKVANSTLTRFRAPNLTQENIVFAIAALFFAAFSFLLPGFFDAANLLSLVQNVSILGILGIGMGIVVIGRGIDLTMVSTMAMSTAWTVALLNGGYGAFAAIGLGLAFAAAVGVIIGVLVAYVEIPAIFATLAMAIVVYGFGRMVLVDLDVIYLPENATWMRKISDTVYGVPLPVLWFALLALAAFLFLRFVRPGRYLFAMGDNRFAARITGLPVRPMTVLQYLLSSVIAYGAGIVTASLLASVNIRVAQSTMVYDVILVVVLGGVGLSGGKGGVRNIIVGTLLIGILLNGMTILDMSFTVQNLVKGSVLLIAIIFDSIANPRDEQTAQQGDI; this is translated from the coding sequence ATCAAGGTGGCCAACAGCACCCTTACCCGTTTTCGTGCGCCCAACCTGACGCAGGAGAACATTGTCTTTGCGATTGCCGCGCTCTTTTTTGCCGCGTTTTCGTTTCTGCTGCCGGGCTTCTTCGACGCGGCGAATCTTCTGTCCCTCGTGCAGAATGTTTCCATTCTTGGAATCCTCGGCATCGGAATGGGCATCGTTGTGATCGGCCGCGGGATCGATCTGACCATGGTCTCGACCATGGCAATGTCCACGGCCTGGACCGTGGCGCTCCTGAACGGGGGCTACGGTGCTTTCGCCGCCATCGGGCTGGGGCTTGCCTTTGCGGCTGCTGTCGGTGTGATCATCGGCGTGCTTGTGGCCTATGTCGAAATTCCCGCGATCTTTGCGACCCTGGCCATGGCGATCGTCGTTTATGGCTTTGGCCGTATGGTTCTGGTAGACCTCGACGTGATCTACCTGCCGGAAAACGCGACGTGGATGCGCAAGATTTCAGATACCGTCTACGGCGTACCGTTGCCGGTCCTGTGGTTTGCGCTTCTTGCGCTCGCCGCCTTCCTGTTCCTGCGGTTCGTCCGGCCGGGACGCTATCTGTTCGCCATGGGCGACAATCGTTTCGCGGCACGAATTACCGGCCTTCCGGTTCGCCCGATGACGGTGCTTCAATATCTCCTTTCCTCAGTCATCGCCTACGGGGCGGGGATCGTTACGGCATCGCTTCTGGCATCCGTCAACATCCGCGTGGCCCAGTCGACAATGGTCTACGACGTGATTCTGGTGGTGGTGCTTGGAGGCGTCGGCCTGAGTGGCGGCAAGGGTGGAGTGCGCAACATCATCGTCGGTACCTTGCTGATCGGCATTCTTCTGAACGGCATGACCATTCTGGACATGTCCTTCACCGTGCAGAACCTCGTCAAGGGCTCTGTGCTCCTGATCGCTATCATCTTCGATAGCATCGCAAACCCCCGCGATGAGCAGACGGCTCAGCAGGGCGACATCTGA
- a CDS encoding LysR family transcriptional regulator, with amino-acid sequence MDKLGTLGIFIQVAEVGSFVAAGHRLGISGSAVGKAIARLEEELGVRLFNRSTRSMALTEDGSFFLDTCRRIQAEYDEAQARLSRSQAIPRGQLRVSLPLAGMLLMPTISSFMRAYPEVNVDLDFSDRIVDVIEEGFDAVIRTGEVRDTRLMSRKLGTFRHVIVASPEYLAANGHPKVPEDLLGHRCMHHRFANSGKLEPWPMVQEGREIRIDLPVTTVASTLEPLVYLAERSFGVTCLPPFAVEKEIADGKLVSLLDDYLAGTGTFRVLWPTSRYLSPKVRVFVDYMAANLFRA; translated from the coding sequence GTGGATAAGCTAGGAACACTGGGAATTTTCATCCAGGTCGCAGAAGTCGGCAGCTTCGTTGCGGCGGGACACCGGCTGGGTATTTCCGGGTCGGCCGTCGGAAAGGCCATTGCGAGGCTTGAAGAGGAGCTTGGCGTGCGGCTCTTCAATCGGTCGACCCGAAGCATGGCCCTCACGGAGGACGGCAGTTTCTTCCTGGATACGTGCCGACGGATTCAGGCGGAGTATGATGAGGCACAGGCAAGGCTTTCGCGATCGCAGGCCATTCCGCGCGGTCAGCTGCGTGTCAGCCTGCCGCTCGCCGGCATGCTCCTGATGCCGACGATTTCCTCATTCATGCGTGCCTATCCGGAGGTCAATGTCGATCTCGATTTCAGCGACCGCATCGTCGACGTTATCGAGGAAGGTTTTGACGCGGTCATTCGGACTGGCGAGGTCAGGGATACGCGTCTGATGAGCCGCAAGCTCGGAACATTTCGGCACGTGATCGTCGCTTCTCCTGAATACCTTGCCGCGAACGGGCATCCGAAGGTCCCGGAGGATCTCCTGGGCCATCGCTGCATGCATCACCGGTTCGCCAATTCAGGGAAGCTCGAGCCGTGGCCTATGGTTCAAGAGGGGAGAGAGATCAGGATCGATCTCCCCGTCACGACCGTGGCCAGCACTCTCGAACCGCTCGTCTATCTTGCGGAGCGATCCTTTGGCGTCACATGTCTTCCCCCCTTTGCGGTCGAGAAAGAGATTGCGGATGGCAAGCTCGTTTCCCTGCTCGACGACTATCTGGCCGGGACCGGGACATTCAGGGTCCTGTGGCCGACGAGCCGGTATCTTTCGCCAAAGGTCCGGGTGTTTGTGGACTATATGGCAGCCAATCTTTTCAGGGCCTGA
- a CDS encoding 3-oxoacyl-ACP reductase — MTSANTTFDFSNRTLLLTGASGGIGGAIARTFHEAGANLVLTDLDVAALEAFAGSLNEPRRVAWLRADASSAADAERAVALAAERFGGIDFLVPSAGIYQSRPFAEMTDEDWTRTMSINLDGVFFLCRRALDVLKDDSSIVTLASLAAYRGAFSNAHYGATKGAMVSFTRALARELAPRTRVNGVAPGIIETPMIAELMKTRGDETLAQTPLKRLGSASEIASVVAFLCSSAASFVTGETIQVNGGIYMA; from the coding sequence ATGACATCCGCCAACACGACATTCGATTTCAGCAACCGCACGCTGCTCCTGACGGGCGCCAGCGGAGGCATCGGCGGGGCTATCGCGAGAACGTTCCACGAAGCCGGGGCCAATCTCGTTCTCACCGATCTCGACGTTGCAGCGCTCGAAGCTTTCGCCGGCTCGCTTAACGAGCCCCGACGGGTCGCATGGCTGCGGGCCGACGCTTCAAGCGCTGCGGACGCCGAAAGGGCAGTGGCGCTTGCAGCCGAGCGTTTCGGGGGGATCGACTTTCTGGTGCCCTCCGCGGGTATCTATCAATCCAGACCCTTCGCCGAGATGACGGACGAGGACTGGACGCGAACGATGTCGATCAATCTCGATGGCGTGTTTTTTCTCTGCCGTCGCGCGCTCGATGTGTTGAAGGACGATTCCTCCATCGTGACACTGGCATCTCTGGCGGCTTATCGCGGGGCATTCAGCAACGCCCATTACGGCGCGACAAAAGGCGCGATGGTTTCCTTCACGCGCGCTCTTGCCCGCGAACTGGCGCCGCGTACCCGCGTCAACGGGGTGGCGCCGGGCATTATCGAGACCCCGATGATCGCGGAGCTCATGAAAACGCGTGGCGACGAGACGCTGGCCCAAACCCCTTTGAAAAGGCTCGGAAGCGCCTCGGAAATCGCGTCCGTCGTCGCCTTCCTGTGCAGTTCGGCGGCAAGCTTCGTCACGGGCGAAACCATCCAGGTCAACGGCGGGATCTACATGGCCTGA
- a CDS encoding antibiotic biosynthesis monooxygenase — protein MTSTPAAAFAGTPSPTTFIVNVIHAHPGKQQEAFDIIQDVVHYVAERKEGFLWSNLAKSTDGLTVVNIEAIQGAGNVDEFFSDPVFVEKFKRLDTVSTSEFHTYSVGDLVLPKLIKAE, from the coding sequence ATGACATCGACGCCTGCTGCCGCTTTTGCCGGCACTCCTTCTCCCACCACATTCATCGTCAACGTTATTCACGCCCATCCCGGCAAACAGCAGGAGGCGTTCGATATCATTCAGGATGTCGTGCATTACGTTGCGGAACGCAAAGAGGGGTTTCTCTGGAGCAATCTGGCCAAGAGCACAGATGGTCTGACCGTCGTGAATATCGAGGCGATCCAGGGTGCGGGCAATGTCGACGAGTTCTTCTCCGACCCCGTCTTTGTCGAGAAATTCAAACGGCTGGATACCGTCTCCACCAGCGAATTCCACACCTATTCGGTCGGGGATCTCGTTCTTCCCAAGTTGATAAAGGCCGAGTGA
- a CDS encoding ABC transporter permease, whose protein sequence is MSLNQSYSKWRYRLVPDHLLGELLSKSWIDNAIPFLFFVIVVGLFGALIADFFTLAGFADLARQLGEVAFVTMGLAIVMLAGGIDLSVGSVFALANFVALTLINYLGWPLYFAIPTVIAVGALVGLVNGVLVGYLRLRAFLTTLATLIIVRAVVDLLVLTYARKVGMAMNDSDAWFFLGEGDVYGVPINFVLLAAVAVIAHVVMSRTRFGWHILAVGGSRRSAYNAGISVRRTVCLTYVISGMFAATGGLFYAARLSSVSPEAGMGMEVTVLTAAVLGGVSLGGGRGSVFKAMIGTVIVLLVTNSLIRLDLASGATPMVLGLLLLLAVAVDIRWLKNRHKLLSRVYVSPTHFELPASPETRSGSTSPYAVNNRLGQVSSIGLGELDGPEDMIFDSNDNLYTGGRQGDIVRFLAPDYTRSEVFVHLGGFPLGLAFDADDNLHACVAGMGLYKVTPNREIVRLSDETNRSVFSIIDDSRIRMADDLDIAADGRVFFSEATIRYGVSDWAVDALESRGNGRIIAYDPKTGTTRTVLTGRIFPNGICMTGDGESLLFAETWACRISRFWFAGSRKGKVETVIADLPGYPDNINIASDGTFWCALAGMRSPVFDLSLTFPAFRRRMAQRVAMDEWLYPNLNTGCVLKFTLDGQVTESLWDLVGDAHPQITSIREHKGYLYLGGINNNRIGRYRLPDADPQWTSQKAYWGRA, encoded by the coding sequence ATGTCCCTTAATCAATCCTATTCCAAGTGGCGTTACCGGCTCGTTCCGGATCACCTGCTTGGCGAGCTGCTCTCCAAGAGCTGGATCGACAACGCGATCCCCTTTCTCTTCTTCGTCATCGTGGTTGGGCTGTTCGGCGCCCTGATAGCGGACTTCTTCACGCTTGCCGGTTTTGCCGACCTCGCACGTCAGCTCGGTGAGGTGGCATTCGTCACGATGGGGCTGGCCATCGTCATGCTGGCGGGCGGCATCGATCTCAGCGTTGGTTCGGTGTTTGCTCTGGCAAACTTTGTCGCGCTGACGCTGATCAATTATCTCGGCTGGCCGCTCTACTTCGCCATTCCGACGGTGATCGCCGTTGGCGCCCTGGTAGGATTGGTGAACGGAGTGCTCGTCGGTTACCTCCGTCTGAGGGCCTTCTTGACGACGCTGGCGACGCTGATCATCGTGCGTGCCGTGGTCGACCTCCTGGTGCTCACCTATGCCCGCAAGGTGGGCATGGCGATGAACGACTCCGATGCCTGGTTCTTCCTCGGCGAGGGCGATGTCTACGGCGTACCGATCAACTTCGTGCTGCTTGCGGCAGTCGCCGTCATCGCGCATGTCGTGATGAGCCGTACGCGGTTTGGCTGGCACATTCTTGCGGTCGGCGGCTCCAGACGTTCCGCCTACAATGCCGGTATCTCCGTGCGGCGAACGGTATGCCTCACCTATGTCATCTCCGGCATGTTCGCCGCGACCGGTGGTCTCTTCTACGCCGCCCGCTTGAGCAGCGTCAGCCCCGAAGCCGGCATGGGCATGGAAGTCACCGTCCTGACCGCGGCCGTTCTGGGCGGCGTCAGCCTCGGCGGTGGTCGGGGGTCCGTCTTCAAGGCCATGATCGGCACGGTGATCGTGCTGCTCGTCACCAACAGCCTGATCCGTCTGGATCTTGCGAGTGGCGCCACGCCCATGGTTCTGGGGCTTCTTCTCCTGCTCGCCGTCGCCGTCGACATTCGCTGGCTGAAGAACCGTCACAAGCTTCTGTCGCGGGTCTATGTCTCGCCGACGCATTTCGAGCTTCCGGCATCGCCGGAGACGCGCTCGGGTTCCACGTCGCCCTATGCCGTCAACAACCGGCTCGGCCAGGTGTCGTCGATCGGCCTTGGCGAGCTGGACGGTCCGGAAGACATGATCTTCGATTCCAACGACAATCTTTACACCGGCGGACGACAGGGCGATATCGTGCGCTTTCTCGCGCCCGACTACACCCGCTCGGAAGTCTTCGTGCACCTCGGCGGCTTCCCGCTTGGGCTGGCATTCGATGCCGACGACAACCTTCATGCCTGCGTGGCGGGCATGGGGCTCTACAAGGTGACGCCGAACCGCGAAATCGTCCGTCTCTCGGACGAAACCAACCGGAGCGTCTTTTCCATCATCGACGACTCTCGCATCCGCATGGCCGACGATCTGGATATCGCCGCGGACGGCCGGGTCTTCTTCAGCGAGGCAACCATCCGCTACGGCGTCTCCGACTGGGCCGTCGACGCTCTGGAAAGCCGGGGCAACGGACGGATCATCGCCTATGATCCGAAGACCGGGACGACGCGAACGGTGCTCACCGGACGTATTTTCCCGAACGGTATCTGCATGACCGGCGATGGCGAGTCTCTGCTGTTCGCCGAAACCTGGGCCTGCCGCATCAGCCGTTTCTGGTTCGCGGGAAGCCGGAAGGGCAAGGTGGAGACGGTCATCGCCGATCTGCCGGGCTATCCCGACAATATCAATATCGCCTCCGATGGCACCTTCTGGTGCGCGCTTGCGGGCATGCGGTCGCCTGTCTTCGACCTCAGCCTTACCTTCCCGGCGTTTCGGCGACGCATGGCGCAGCGCGTGGCGATGGACGAATGGCTCTATCCGAACCTGAACACCGGTTGCGTTCTGAAATTCACTCTCGACGGTCAGGTGACGGAATCCCTCTGGGATCTGGTGGGCGACGCCCATCCGCAGATCACTTCGATCCGCGAACACAAGGGCTACCTCTATCTCGGAGGCATCAACAACAACCGTATCGGCCGATACCGCTTGCCGGACGCCGATCCGCAATGGACGAGCCAGAAGGCCTATTGGGGGCGGGCATGA
- a CDS encoding MFS transporter codes for MPDQIDLVAKSAWQEIRPVASDYAAFDLGVGGTMLAEMHLVRAFEEKVLELAGQGLVHGPAHSAIGQEGGAIGSAATLRASDQVNGSHRAHHQFLAKALGYIAPDGIDPKADFDGEIRILAKRTLAEILGLAQGFCKGRGGSMHLRWAESGNLGTNAIVGGGVPMAAGAAWAHKRAGTGDVVYTYFGDGATNIGSVLETMNIAAAWRLPICFFIENNRYAVSTHVDEVTAEPRLSSRGLAFGIPAFKVDGMDALAVYLASQKANEIMRDGGGPTIIEADVYRYFHQNGPLPGSAFGYRSKDEEAEWRTRDPLDAMASQLMQRQALGGDAVRALRDRCVALMDEVAAELIEMHEGKKRIIPALWPQESFRDFGLRGDLSEFDGTRFEELESFRGAINGEARFIDTVAEVMAQRMRSDDRIVVLGEDVHRLKGGTNGATRGLADEFPGRVLGTPISENAFTGIAGGMAADGRVRPVIEFMYPDFMWVAADQVFNQIGKARHMFGGDSDMPVVLRTKVAMGTGYGSQHSMDPAGIFATAPGWRIVAPSTPFDYVGLMNSALLCRDPVLVLEHVDLYASKGPAPVDDLDYFIPLGKAKVVRPGTKMTILTYLAMVEKTLRSVEALGVDAEVIDLRSLDRAGLDWETVEASVRKTGNILIVEQGSSGTSYGGWLADELQRRCFDWLDQPVARVHGAEASPSISKVLEAAAAARPGDIEAALRAVMSAQGLPIAS; via the coding sequence ATGCCCGACCAGATTGATCTTGTCGCCAAGAGCGCCTGGCAAGAAATAAGACCCGTTGCCTCGGACTACGCCGCCTTTGATCTCGGGGTCGGAGGGACGATGCTGGCAGAAATGCACCTTGTTCGCGCGTTCGAGGAAAAGGTCCTGGAACTGGCGGGGCAAGGCCTTGTCCATGGCCCGGCCCATTCGGCGATCGGACAGGAGGGCGGCGCCATCGGATCGGCCGCCACCCTTCGAGCGAGCGACCAGGTCAACGGTTCCCATCGTGCCCATCACCAGTTTCTCGCCAAGGCTCTCGGCTACATAGCACCGGACGGTATCGATCCGAAGGCGGACTTCGATGGAGAGATCAGGATACTCGCAAAGCGTACCCTGGCCGAGATCCTCGGCCTCGCGCAGGGCTTCTGCAAGGGACGCGGCGGTTCCATGCATTTGCGCTGGGCCGAATCCGGCAACCTGGGTACAAATGCGATCGTCGGGGGTGGAGTCCCCATGGCGGCCGGCGCCGCCTGGGCGCATAAGCGCGCCGGAACCGGCGACGTCGTCTACACCTATTTCGGCGACGGCGCGACCAATATCGGCTCCGTACTGGAAACGATGAACATCGCCGCAGCCTGGCGGTTACCGATCTGCTTCTTCATCGAGAACAATCGCTATGCGGTGTCGACGCATGTCGACGAAGTGACGGCCGAGCCCCGTTTGTCATCACGCGGACTGGCATTCGGTATTCCGGCCTTCAAGGTGGACGGCATGGATGCGCTCGCCGTCTATCTGGCCTCGCAAAAGGCCAACGAGATCATGCGTGACGGTGGCGGGCCGACGATCATCGAGGCGGATGTCTACCGTTATTTCCATCAGAACGGGCCGCTGCCGGGCAGCGCGTTCGGTTATCGCTCCAAGGATGAGGAGGCGGAGTGGCGTACCCGCGATCCGCTCGATGCGATGGCGAGCCAATTGATGCAGCGGCAGGCTCTTGGCGGGGATGCCGTCAGGGCGCTTCGTGATCGTTGCGTCGCGTTGATGGACGAGGTGGCCGCGGAACTGATCGAGATGCATGAGGGCAAGAAAAGGATCATTCCGGCGCTCTGGCCGCAGGAGAGCTTCCGCGATTTCGGTCTTCGCGGCGATCTCTCCGAGTTCGATGGCACACGCTTCGAGGAACTCGAAAGCTTTCGAGGCGCGATCAATGGCGAGGCGCGCTTCATCGACACGGTCGCCGAGGTCATGGCTCAGCGCATGCGCTCCGACGACCGGATTGTCGTGCTCGGTGAGGACGTGCATCGCCTGAAGGGCGGAACCAACGGCGCCACACGGGGTCTGGCCGATGAATTTCCCGGACGGGTGCTCGGGACGCCGATCAGCGAAAATGCCTTCACCGGCATTGCCGGCGGCATGGCGGCCGATGGCCGCGTCCGCCCCGTGATCGAATTCATGTATCCGGATTTCATGTGGGTGGCGGCCGATCAGGTCTTCAACCAGATCGGCAAGGCACGGCACATGTTCGGCGGCGACAGCGACATGCCGGTCGTGTTGCGGACCAAGGTCGCGATGGGAACGGGCTATGGTTCACAGCATTCCATGGACCCCGCCGGCATCTTCGCGACCGCGCCGGGCTGGCGGATCGTCGCGCCCTCGACGCCTTTCGACTATGTCGGGCTGATGAATTCGGCATTGCTCTGCCGCGATCCGGTGCTGGTGCTCGAGCATGTCGATCTCTACGCTTCAAAGGGGCCGGCACCCGTCGACGATCTCGACTATTTCATCCCGCTGGGCAAGGCGAAGGTCGTGCGTCCGGGAACGAAGATGACGATCCTTACCTATCTGGCCATGGTCGAGAAGACGCTGCGATCGGTCGAAGCGCTCGGTGTCGACGCGGAAGTCATCGACCTTCGCAGCCTCGATCGCGCCGGGCTGGACTGGGAAACCGTCGAAGCCTCCGTTCGCAAGACCGGGAATATCCTGATCGTCGAGCAGGGTTCGTCGGGCACCTCCTACGGAGGTTGGCTTGCCGATGAATTGCAGCGGCGTTGTTTCGACTGGCTCGACCAACCGGTGGCGCGGGTTCACGGGGCGGAAGCCTCACCCTCTATCTCGAAGGTTCTCGAAGCAGCGGCCGCGGCCCGGCCGGGAGACATCGAAGCGGCCTTGCGGGCGGTGATGTCCGCGCAGGGCCTGCCGATCGCGAGCTGA
- a CDS encoding ABC transporter ATP-binding protein, giving the protein MNHPLIELKNVSKEYRGVHAIRNVDFNLRKGEIHALLGENGAGKSTLSKMIAGVTPPSTGNILFQGREVAFQGPAEALRNGIAMVFQETSLVPSMTVAQNLYLGDEKLFNRLRGLYIAAQQFLSSLNFNVDPWATVASLGAAQKQLVEIARAVRLKSQVIIFDEPTATLTPEEKHYFFSLVERLRQSGVSILFISHALEEALTISDRITILRDGELVASDDTRNFDRDSVIRAMVGRTLSNELYGRKRGDEDARKPGRKVLSVENLSMGSMVRNTSFSVYAGQVTGMFGLIGSGRTETAKIVSGVIKRNIFHGGEVHFDDRPIRYREPRSAVMDGIVYITEDRKAEGFFETMTISQNIHMGKLAIEAPPGGVVLNSAARDVTEEWSKILQIRAINPNARIVELSGGNQQKVVIAKALVQKPRLVIFDEPTRGVDVGAIAEIHKVIEDLANSGIAVMVISSYLPEIMVLSDRILVCRQGRVVEEFTPGSATEEKIMYAAVH; this is encoded by the coding sequence ATGAACCATCCACTGATCGAGCTCAAGAACGTTTCGAAGGAATATCGTGGCGTCCACGCCATCAGGAACGTCGACTTCAATCTCCGGAAGGGGGAGATCCATGCGCTGCTCGGTGAAAACGGAGCGGGAAAATCGACGCTCAGCAAGATGATCGCCGGTGTAACGCCTCCTTCGACGGGCAATATCCTGTTTCAAGGCCGGGAGGTCGCGTTCCAGGGACCGGCCGAGGCTTTGCGGAACGGCATCGCCATGGTGTTTCAGGAAACAAGCCTCGTACCGTCGATGACGGTCGCGCAAAATCTCTATCTGGGCGACGAAAAACTGTTCAACCGGCTGCGGGGACTTTACATCGCCGCGCAGCAGTTCCTGTCCTCGCTCAATTTCAACGTCGATCCCTGGGCAACGGTTGCCAGTCTCGGCGCGGCCCAGAAGCAGCTCGTCGAGATCGCGCGGGCGGTCCGGCTGAAGTCGCAGGTCATCATCTTCGACGAGCCGACCGCAACGCTGACGCCCGAAGAAAAACACTACTTCTTCTCACTGGTCGAGCGCCTGCGCCAGAGCGGCGTTTCGATCCTGTTCATCAGTCACGCGCTGGAAGAAGCGCTGACGATATCGGATCGCATCACCATCCTGCGCGACGGAGAGCTGGTCGCCTCGGACGACACCAGGAACTTCGATCGCGACAGCGTCATCCGCGCGATGGTGGGGCGGACGCTTTCCAACGAACTCTATGGTCGCAAGCGCGGGGATGAAGATGCCCGCAAACCCGGTCGCAAGGTTCTCAGCGTCGAGAACCTCTCGATGGGGTCGATGGTCCGCAACACCTCGTTTTCGGTCTATGCCGGCCAGGTCACCGGCATGTTCGGCCTGATCGGTTCCGGCCGTACCGAAACCGCGAAAATCGTTTCCGGCGTGATCAAGCGCAATATTTTCCACGGTGGCGAGGTGCATTTCGACGATCGGCCGATCCGCTACCGCGAGCCGCGCTCGGCGGTGATGGATGGCATCGTCTACATCACGGAGGACCGCAAGGCGGAAGGCTTCTTCGAGACGATGACGATCTCGCAGAACATTCACATGGGCAAGCTTGCGATTGAAGCGCCGCCCGGAGGTGTCGTTCTCAATTCCGCCGCGCGCGACGTCACCGAGGAATGGTCGAAGATCCTGCAGATCCGCGCGATCAATCCCAATGCCCGCATCGTCGAGCTCTCGGGTGGCAACCAGCAGAAGGTGGTGATCGCCAAGGCGCTGGTGCAGAAGCCCCGCCTCGTGATTTTCGACGAGCCGACGCGCGGCGTCGATGTCGGCGCCATCGCCGAAATTCACAAGGTGATCGAGGATCTCGCCAACAGCGGCATCGCGGTCATGGTGATCTCGTCCTACCTGCCGGAAATCATGGTGCTGTCGGACCGCATCCTTGTCTGCCGCCAGGGACGTGTCGTGGAGGAGTTCACGCCCGGCTCGGCGACGGAAGAAAAGATCATGTACGCCGCGGTTCACTAG
- a CDS encoding 3-oxoacyl-ACP reductase, translating into MTGLLSGRLALVTGAGRGLGAAIAAGMAEQGARVILADIDGEHAERQADALRSRGLEAEGRKLDVTDRENVKAFAGQIESLDILVNNAGVAGRAEFGSVEAEGVWDRVIAVNLEGTFNVSHAFVPALKAAKGNIVHLCSVAGFVAGGSTAGYVVSKGAVRSLTQVMARDLAPHGIRVNAVAPGIMMSEMAVAQLNRPGGADWFMNRVMMKRIGETGEVVDPVVFLASSMASYITGTILPVDGGFLAA; encoded by the coding sequence ATGACAGGGCTGCTGAGTGGCAGATTGGCGCTGGTTACCGGTGCCGGCAGGGGGCTTGGCGCGGCCATAGCCGCCGGCATGGCGGAGCAGGGTGCACGTGTGATCCTTGCCGATATCGATGGCGAGCACGCGGAAAGGCAGGCCGATGCACTGCGCTCGCGCGGCCTTGAGGCCGAAGGCCGGAAACTCGACGTCACCGACCGCGAAAACGTCAAGGCATTCGCCGGACAAATCGAAAGCCTCGACATTCTTGTCAACAATGCCGGCGTTGCCGGCCGGGCCGAATTCGGCAGCGTCGAGGCCGAGGGGGTCTGGGACCGGGTGATCGCGGTCAATCTCGAGGGCACATTCAATGTCTCGCACGCTTTCGTGCCGGCTCTCAAGGCCGCGAAGGGAAACATCGTTCACCTCTGCTCGGTGGCGGGTTTCGTTGCCGGAGGCTCCACGGCCGGCTACGTGGTTTCCAAGGGCGCGGTACGCTCGCTGACGCAGGTCATGGCCCGCGATCTCGCGCCGCACGGGATCAGGGTCAACGCGGTCGCGCCCGGCATCATGATGAGCGAAATGGCGGTGGCCCAGCTCAATCGTCCGGGCGGCGCCGACTGGTTCATGAACCGGGTGATGATGAAGCGGATCGGTGAGACCGGTGAGGTCGTCGATCCCGTGGTTTTCCTCGCCTCATCGATGGCGAGCTACATCACCGGCACCATCCTGCCGGTGGACGGCGGCTTCCTTGCGGCGTGA